The following are encoded in a window of Sutcliffiella horikoshii genomic DNA:
- a CDS encoding NAD(P)/FAD-dependent oxidoreductase — MSEEQKVFDITIIGGGPTGLFTAFYGGMRQASVKIIESLPQLGGQLSALYPEKYIYDIAGFPKIRAQELINNLKEQMAKFEPTVALEQSVQTLEKMGDGTFKIVTDKETHYSKAVIITAGNGAFQPRRLELENAKEYENKNIHYFVDDMNKFAGKKVVVFGGGDSAVDWALMLEPIAEKVTLVHRRDKFRAHEHSVETLMNSKVEINTPYVPAELIGDENAINQVVLEKVKSEDREVLDVDDVIVNYGFVSSLGPIKDWGLEIEKNSIVVNSKMETNISGIYAAGDICTYEGKVKLIACGFGEAPTAVNNAKSYIDPKAKVQPLHSTSLF; from the coding sequence ATGAGCGAAGAACAAAAAGTATTTGACATCACCATCATCGGTGGAGGGCCAACTGGCTTATTCACTGCTTTCTACGGAGGTATGAGGCAGGCTAGCGTCAAAATCATTGAAAGTCTTCCACAATTGGGTGGACAGTTATCCGCGTTATACCCCGAAAAGTACATATATGATATTGCCGGGTTCCCAAAAATCCGTGCACAAGAATTGATCAACAACCTAAAAGAACAGATGGCCAAGTTTGAGCCAACGGTTGCACTTGAGCAATCCGTACAAACCCTTGAAAAAATGGGAGACGGCACGTTCAAGATTGTGACAGATAAAGAAACACACTATTCCAAAGCAGTTATCATCACAGCCGGGAATGGAGCATTCCAACCACGCCGCCTTGAGCTTGAGAATGCTAAGGAATATGAGAACAAGAACATCCACTATTTTGTGGACGATATGAATAAATTTGCTGGCAAAAAAGTCGTTGTATTTGGCGGCGGGGATTCCGCTGTTGACTGGGCATTAATGCTTGAACCAATAGCTGAGAAAGTAACACTTGTTCACCGTCGTGATAAATTCCGTGCACACGAGCACAGTGTAGAAACATTAATGAATTCTAAAGTGGAAATTAATACGCCATACGTGCCGGCAGAACTGATCGGTGACGAGAATGCAATCAATCAGGTTGTCCTCGAAAAAGTGAAATCCGAAGACCGTGAAGTGTTGGATGTTGATGATGTAATTGTAAACTATGGATTTGTTTCCTCCCTTGGTCCTATCAAGGATTGGGGACTTGAAATCGAAAAGAATTCCATCGTGGTCAATTCCAAAATGGAAACGAACATCTCCGGAATTTATGCTGCCGGTGATATTTGCACCTACGAAGGAAAAGTGAAACTAATCGCTTGCGGCTTTGGCGAGGCACCAACTGCTGTAAACAACGCCAAATCCTATATCGATCCAAAAGCAAAAGTACAACCGCTTCATAGTACTAGTTTATTCTAA
- a CDS encoding DUF2225 domain-containing protein: protein MILLDPYYSRNISCENCQHEYSTLKIKSRFIRPLTHDSDFCSTYQSIEMNPLLYYVSVCPHCGYAVTEEFSTKLNEEAQLAIQTKIQKHWNYKNYGQIRSVDTAINAYKLGIYSGIIKKETPIVMAGLYLRLAWIYRTIEKSTTQEQRFLKLAAEQFELSYTLGDYEGKGMSEIKLLYLIGDLNCRLNLERQAIRYFQMVISHKKKDTEQRLVTKARDRWYDIRTSSKMRISS from the coding sequence GTGATATTGTTGGATCCATACTATAGCAGAAATATTTCATGCGAAAATTGCCAACATGAATATAGCACATTAAAAATTAAATCTCGTTTTATTCGCCCTTTGACACATGACTCGGATTTTTGCTCTACCTACCAATCGATAGAAATGAACCCGCTCCTTTATTACGTTTCGGTTTGTCCGCATTGTGGATATGCTGTGACGGAGGAATTTAGTACCAAGCTTAATGAAGAAGCACAGCTAGCCATCCAAACAAAAATACAAAAGCATTGGAACTATAAAAATTACGGTCAGATAAGGTCTGTCGACACCGCCATAAACGCTTATAAACTAGGAATCTATTCCGGTATTATCAAAAAAGAAACCCCCATTGTCATGGCAGGATTATACCTTCGTCTCGCCTGGATATACCGCACTATTGAAAAAAGCACAACACAAGAACAACGATTCTTAAAACTTGCTGCCGAGCAGTTTGAACTTTCCTATACACTAGGAGATTATGAAGGCAAAGGAATGTCTGAAATAAAATTGCTTTACTTAATTGGGGACCTTAATTGCCGTTTGAACTTGGAGCGGCAAGCCATTCGATATTTTCAGATGGTCATCAGCCACAAGAAAAAGGATACGGAACAACGCCTTGTCACAAAAGCACGGGACCGTTGGTATGACATCCGCACATCCTCTAAAATGAGAATAAGTAGTTAG
- a CDS encoding NupC/NupG family nucleoside CNT transporter — protein sequence MNNILWGLMGIAVIFAIAFLLSENKRKIKIRTILGGLAIQLLFAFIVLKWEFGRSMFLKLTELVQNIINYANEGIGFLFGPVLGNPGAEATGFVFAFHVLTIIIFFSALISVLYYLGIMQIVIRFLGGGLAKLLGTSRTESLSASANIFVGQTEAPLVIRPYIAGMTKSELFAVMTGGLASVAGSVLFGYAALGIPLEYLLAASFMAAPGGLIMAKMLIPETEEPKTDTNAQIGESEEDKATNVIDAAARGASDGLKLALNVGAMLLAFIALIALINGILGGIGGWFGAENFSLDYILGYLFAPLAFVIGIPWSEAVAAGNLIGQKLVLNEFVAYSTFSAQLDMFSEKSVAVIAFALCGFANLSSLAILLGGLGNLAPSRRPDIARLGFRAIIAGTLSNLLSAAIAGMFLF from the coding sequence ATGAATAATATCCTATGGGGTTTAATGGGAATCGCAGTTATCTTTGCAATAGCATTCCTACTATCGGAAAACAAACGAAAAATCAAGATTCGTACTATTTTAGGCGGTTTAGCGATCCAATTGCTATTCGCATTTATCGTTTTGAAATGGGAGTTCGGAAGAAGCATGTTCCTTAAGCTTACTGAACTGGTACAAAATATTATTAATTACGCGAATGAGGGGATAGGTTTCCTTTTCGGACCGGTACTTGGTAACCCTGGGGCTGAAGCTACAGGATTTGTATTCGCATTCCATGTATTAACGATTATCATTTTCTTCTCTGCATTAATTTCGGTTCTTTATTATCTTGGTATTATGCAAATTGTTATTCGTTTCTTAGGTGGCGGGCTTGCGAAGCTTTTAGGGACAAGCAGAACAGAATCGTTATCTGCTTCCGCCAACATCTTTGTTGGACAAACAGAAGCACCTCTAGTTATTCGTCCTTATATCGCAGGAATGACTAAATCTGAGTTGTTCGCAGTTATGACAGGTGGACTTGCATCTGTTGCTGGTTCTGTATTGTTCGGTTATGCAGCACTTGGAATTCCTCTTGAGTACCTATTGGCAGCAAGTTTCATGGCAGCGCCTGGTGGATTAATCATGGCAAAAATGCTTATTCCTGAAACAGAAGAGCCAAAAACAGATACCAATGCTCAAATTGGTGAATCGGAAGAAGATAAAGCAACGAACGTAATTGATGCAGCTGCTCGCGGTGCATCTGACGGTTTAAAACTTGCTCTTAACGTTGGTGCGATGCTATTAGCATTCATCGCATTGATTGCATTGATCAATGGAATCTTAGGTGGAATCGGTGGCTGGTTCGGCGCTGAAAACTTCTCACTTGATTACATTCTTGGTTATCTATTCGCACCACTTGCGTTTGTCATCGGTATTCCTTGGAGTGAAGCCGTTGCTGCAGGTAACTTGATTGGTCAAAAGCTTGTTTTAAATGAATTCGTAGCATATTCTACTTTCTCTGCACAACTTGATATGTTCAGTGAAAAATCCGTTGCTGTTATCGCATTCGCACTTTGTGGATTTGCTAACCTTTCTTCCTTGGCAATCCTATTAGGTGGACTTGGAAACTTAGCTCCAAGCCGTCGTCCTGATATCGCACGTTTAGGTTTCCGCGCAATCATTGCCGGTACCCTTTCAAACTTGTTAAGTGCTGCAATTGCAGGTATGTTCTTGTTCTAA
- a CDS encoding NUDIX domain-containing protein: MGKRENVWLAVAGIVVADDGKWLVVKKRYGGLKGKWSFPAGFVEANETVDEAVAREILEETGISVKVEGLVGVRSGVIKETISDNMLLFLCTPLNSEVVYQESELSDAAFKSLEELESDPDSSLLIHYCSKLTNLSMLKETNAMNPGHVFNYSAYKLFF; encoded by the coding sequence ATGGGGAAAAGAGAGAATGTCTGGCTCGCGGTTGCTGGGATTGTGGTAGCGGATGACGGAAAATGGCTTGTCGTGAAAAAACGCTATGGAGGACTGAAGGGAAAGTGGTCCTTTCCTGCAGGATTTGTGGAAGCAAACGAAACCGTAGATGAGGCGGTTGCTCGAGAAATATTAGAGGAAACAGGCATCAGCGTAAAAGTAGAAGGTCTGGTTGGAGTCAGATCTGGAGTGATTAAGGAAACGATTAGCGATAATATGCTCCTGTTTTTATGTACGCCCTTAAATAGCGAAGTTGTCTATCAAGAAAGCGAACTATCTGACGCAGCGTTTAAATCGCTTGAGGAATTGGAGAGTGATCCAGATTCTTCGTTACTTATACACTATTGCTCCAAGCTTACAAACCTTTCTATGTTAAAAGAAACGAATGCCATGAATCCCGGACACGTTTTCAACTATAGTGCGTACAAGTTATTTTTCTAA
- a CDS encoding YuiA family protein, translated as MKNQLQTEKKDCPYCSGKGYFQLLLGGSETCSCCGGSGRK; from the coding sequence ATGAAAAATCAACTGCAAACAGAGAAGAAGGATTGCCCGTATTGCTCAGGTAAAGGGTATTTTCAACTACTGCTAGGCGGATCAGAAACTTGTTCCTGCTGTGGAGGAAGCGGAAGAAAATAA
- a CDS encoding HesB/IscA family protein yields the protein MSDVITITEAAAFQIKDMMKEHGDESVFLRVGVKGGGCSGLSYGMGFEEEKGEKDIELEQHGIKILIDAESKPILQDVKIDFKQSMMGGGFTIDNPNAIANCGCGSSFRTATEAGKPEEC from the coding sequence ATGAGTGATGTTATTACAATTACAGAAGCAGCAGCTTTTCAAATAAAAGATATGATGAAAGAACACGGCGATGAATCGGTCTTTTTACGTGTAGGCGTGAAAGGTGGAGGATGTAGCGGTCTTTCTTACGGTATGGGTTTTGAAGAAGAAAAAGGCGAAAAGGACATCGAATTGGAACAGCATGGGATTAAGATCTTAATCGATGCCGAAAGCAAGCCAATTCTTCAAGATGTAAAAATCGATTTCAAACAATCCATGATGGGCGGCGGATTCACCATCGACAATCCGAACGCAATTGCAAATTGCGGCTGTGGTTCATCCTTCCGTACAGCGACGGAAGCTGGAAAGCCGGAAGAATGCTAA
- a CDS encoding NAD(P)/FAD-dependent oxidoreductase, whose amino-acid sequence MIHLKKPSIVILGAGYGGLVTAVRLQKMIGVNEADITLVNKNDYHYESTWLHEASAGTLPADRTRYKISDVIDRSKIHFLHDTVTGINREAKTVALTKGGEIAYDYLVVGLGYEAETFGIKGLKEHAFTIANLNVARKIREHIEYQFATYNTEAHRRDDRLTIVVGGAGFTGIEFLGELVNRVPELCQEFDIPKEKVRIVCVEAAPTVLPGFDPELVEYAVNTLERKGVEFKIGTAIKEATEEGIIVAKDEEVEEIKAGTVVWAAGVRGNHLVEDSGFENMRGRVKVDPYLRAPGHEDVFIVGDCSLIINEEINRPYPPTAQIAMQQGEVCAKNLAVLVRGQGELQTFTPDLKGTVCSLGEDDAIGVVFGRKIWGSKASFMKKMVDNRALYMIGGAGLVMKKGKFNVL is encoded by the coding sequence GTGATTCATTTGAAAAAGCCAAGTATAGTTATTCTAGGTGCAGGTTACGGTGGACTTGTAACGGCTGTTCGTCTTCAAAAAATGATCGGTGTCAATGAAGCCGATATTACGTTGGTAAACAAAAACGATTACCATTACGAGTCAACATGGTTACACGAAGCATCAGCAGGAACATTGCCAGCTGATCGCACTCGTTACAAAATTTCTGATGTTATTGATCGCAGCAAGATTCATTTCTTACACGATACAGTAACAGGCATCAACCGTGAAGCGAAAACTGTTGCATTGACTAAAGGCGGAGAAATTGCGTATGACTACCTTGTTGTTGGTCTTGGTTATGAAGCAGAGACTTTTGGAATCAAAGGGTTAAAAGAGCATGCGTTCACGATCGCAAACTTAAATGTTGCTCGTAAAATCCGTGAGCATATCGAATATCAATTTGCTACTTACAACACAGAAGCACACCGTCGCGACGATCGTTTAACAATCGTAGTTGGTGGAGCTGGATTCACTGGTATCGAGTTCCTTGGAGAATTAGTTAACCGTGTTCCTGAACTTTGCCAAGAGTTTGATATTCCTAAAGAAAAAGTACGCATCGTGTGTGTAGAAGCAGCACCGACTGTACTTCCTGGATTTGATCCAGAACTAGTAGAATACGCTGTAAACACGCTTGAGCGTAAAGGCGTTGAGTTCAAAATTGGCACAGCGATCAAAGAAGCTACTGAAGAAGGAATCATCGTTGCTAAAGACGAAGAAGTGGAAGAAATCAAAGCTGGTACAGTTGTTTGGGCTGCTGGTGTACGTGGAAACCACTTGGTGGAAGATTCCGGTTTCGAAAACATGCGTGGCCGTGTGAAAGTAGATCCTTACTTGCGCGCTCCTGGACATGAAGATGTATTCATCGTTGGGGATTGCTCTCTTATCATCAACGAAGAAATCAACCGCCCATACCCTCCAACTGCTCAAATCGCGATGCAGCAAGGGGAAGTATGTGCGAAAAACTTGGCAGTATTGGTTCGTGGCCAAGGCGAATTACAAACTTTCACTCCAGACCTAAAAGGAACAGTTTGTTCTTTAGGCGAAGACGATGCAATCGGTGTAGTATTTGGTCGCAAAATCTGGGGTTCCAAAGCTTCCTTCATGAAGAAAATGGTTGATAACCGTGCTCTTTACATGATTGGTGGAGCTGGACTAGTAATGAAAAAAGGTAAATTCAACGTATTATAA
- the dapF gene encoding diaminopimelate epimerase, translating to MRSFQFTKMHGLGNNYIYVNIFEEKLKEEELSNLAVKVANIHTGIGSDGMILICPSEVAPVKMRIFNNDGSEGKNCGNGLRCVAKYAYEHGIVQTETFKIETLSGLVEAEVEVSEGKVTSVTVDMGEPRLSTKEIPILVEEKEALVAEPFTVDGETYDITTVSMGNPHVIFYLDDINDAPLTTLGPVVEKDPRFPEGVNVEFVEVVEEDELHFRVWERGSGITQACGTGACAAVVASVLNNKTARDKETVVHLAGGDLFITWTKEGSVKMRGPAEVICTGSFYY from the coding sequence ATGCGCTCCTTTCAATTCACCAAGATGCACGGACTCGGAAACAACTATATATATGTAAATATATTTGAGGAAAAGTTAAAAGAAGAAGAGCTATCAAACCTTGCCGTCAAGGTTGCCAACATCCATACAGGCATAGGTTCCGATGGGATGATTTTAATCTGCCCGTCTGAGGTAGCTCCAGTGAAAATGCGAATCTTCAATAACGACGGATCTGAAGGGAAGAATTGTGGGAATGGTCTTCGCTGTGTAGCAAAATATGCTTACGAGCACGGAATCGTTCAGACAGAAACTTTTAAAATTGAAACACTCTCCGGACTAGTGGAAGCGGAAGTTGAAGTGTCAGAAGGTAAGGTCACCTCTGTAACGGTCGACATGGGTGAACCAAGACTCTCTACAAAGGAAATCCCGATACTTGTTGAGGAAAAGGAAGCCTTAGTTGCTGAACCATTTACAGTGGACGGAGAAACTTACGATATAACCACAGTGTCTATGGGGAACCCACATGTCATTTTTTATCTGGATGACATTAATGATGCACCTTTAACGACCCTTGGGCCTGTAGTAGAAAAGGATCCTCGTTTTCCTGAAGGCGTAAATGTAGAGTTTGTCGAGGTTGTCGAAGAAGATGAGCTGCACTTCCGTGTTTGGGAGAGAGGATCTGGCATCACCCAGGCATGCGGTACCGGGGCATGTGCTGCAGTAGTGGCGTCTGTCCTGAACAACAAAACGGCCCGTGACAAAGAAACGGTTGTTCACCTCGCAGGGGGAGACCTCTTTATTACATGGACAAAGGAAGGTTCCGTTAAAATGCGCGGGCCAGCAGAAGTAATCTGTACAGGATCTTTCTATTATTAA